gGTTTCTCATGTCTCCCCCTGGTGGGTCAGTACAGTTTGAGGAAACAACCATACAACAACCTAAAGAACAAATTCACCTGGCTTTCAGAGGCTGGACTTCGCCTCCTCAACTTGCTCTTTATGTACAACCCCCAacgcaggtacacacacacacacacacacacacacacacacacacacacacacacatacactctcacacacacatacactcacacacagatacacacacacacacacacacacatacactctcacacacacatacactcacacacagatacacacacacacacacacacacacacacacacatacactctcacacacacatacactctcacacacacatacactctcacacacacatacactcacacacagatacacacacacacacacacacacacacacatacactctcacacacacatacactcacacacagatacacacacacacacacacacacacacacatacactctcacacacagatacacacacacacacacacacacacacacacacacacatacactctcacacacatacactcacacacagatatacagatatacacacagaaacacgcacatacatacacacacacacacatacactctcacacacacatacactcacacacagatacacacacatgtacacacacacagacagatacacacacatacactcacacacagatatacagatatacacacagaaacacacacatacatacacacacacacacacacacacacacacatacactctcacacacacatacactctcacacagatacacacacatgtacacacacacagacagatacacacacatacactcacacacagatatacacacagaaacacacacatacatacacacacacacacacatacactctcacacacacatacactcacacacacacacacacactcacacacagatatacagatatacacacagaaacacacacatacatacacacacacacatacactctcacacacacatacactctcacacagatacacacacatgtacacacacacacagacagatacacacacatacactcacacacagatatacagatatacacacagaaacacacacatacatacacacacacacatacactctcacacacacatacactctcacacagatacacacacatgtacacacacacagacagatacacacacatacactcacacacagatatacagatatacacacagaaacacacacatacatgcacacacacacacacacacatacactctcacacacacatacactcacacacacacatacactctcacacacacatacactcacacacaaatacacacacatacactcacacacagatatacagatatacacacagacacacacacacacagaaacacacacatacatacacacaaacacacagatacacacacacaatgtttaatattattttagatGAATATTCTTTATGATGTATCCTTGTTTAAGCATCATgaagtttctctgtgtgtgtgtttagggccTCAGCCAAGGACTGCTTGGAGAGTTCGTATTTCAAAGAGAAACCACTGCGTGAGtaatgcgcatgtgtgtgtgtgtgtgtgtgtgtgtgtgtgaggtgagataatgatgatgttgatgatgactttttgtgtttgatgatggtgatgatgatgatgatgatgatgatgtggtgtgtgtgtctgcagcttGTGAACCAGAGCTCATGCCCACCTTCCCTCACCATCGGAACAAAAGGGTGGGGCCAATAGCCGAGAGCCAATCAAAACGGAGCAAACCGGGCCACTCCCTTGCATCCTGATCCTGGACACCTGATCACAAAAGAACTGTAGTCGTGTAGCCAggaaccaatcagaatgaagcacCTTCTCAGTCTTAACAGCCCATCAAAAGGAAGTCAGGTGTGATAACATGCCTTAGATATTAGAGCTTGTACAGCACACCTGAGACAGGTAACACACACGACTGCGAAAAGtcaagaaggtgtgtgtgtgtgtgagtttctgaTGAGATCAGTATCTACACGTGTGTTACTGAGTATTAGTGCTGACTGTGTACTGAGACAGTtacctataataataatgtgatgtTCACAGTGTGTCTCAGTTTGTGCTCCAGTGTATGAAGATGTTTCACCTGGTGATCAGGAGCtcgtgtgtgtttaaaacaagCTGATggaattttctttgtttatttttcagtaaaatcagattttttttttctctccttcacaTTTCTTAAGGAATTTTGAGGAAAAGATATGTGATAGTTATCTAACCCAAGCTTAACTCCGCCCACCCTAACAAACACAGTTAAAtgtaatgtgttaataaataataaacagatgattatttattctgattatttattatctgtCTCTAATGTTGACAGTTCATCATGTTGGTGAATTTAAATGCCATAAACCTAAAAAGACAAAAGTGTTATTGCTGAAATCTCTGAATGTTTGAAGTGATTcatattttagaataaaatataacttttatatTAGCAGATAACCTTTTCCTGTGTGTTGAGAaactgtgtgttggtgtgtgtgtgtgtgtgtgtgtgtgtgagagactgtgtgttggtgtgtgagactgtgttggtgtgtgtgagactgtgttggtgtgtgtgagactgtgtgtgtgtgtgagactgtgtgttggtgtgtgtgtgtgtgtgtgagactgtgtgtgtgtgtgtgtgtgtgtgtgagagactgtgtgttggtgtgtgagactgtgttggtgtgtgtgagactgtgttggtgtgtgtgagactgtgtgtgtgtgtgagactgtgtgttggtgtgtgtgtgtgtgtgtgagactgtgtgtgtgtgtgtgtgtgtgtgtgagactgtgtgtgtgtgtgtttgtgatcctGATGTCTGTGGTTAacagtgttgagtgtttattgGACTGCACAGTGGTGTACATTCAGGTTAAACACTGATCTGCTGTGTGTTAGAGATGGTGGTGGTTTCTCGCTCCTGTAGGAGTCTGATGTGGAAAACAGCTTTCGACTTCTGCTTGTTGCAGCACAGGAAAAtcccaggagtgtgtgtgtgaggggtcgACTGTGAGACCACCGTCCTGTTAAACACAAtgaatttactgtttatttgtttttatgttaaacGATTTAAAACTTTTGTTCACCACAATGTTTATAGCTTAACACTCGCACTGatgctgctcacacacacacacacacacacacacacacacacaattcccaCGCTCTCAGCAGTTCCTGTTTTTGACAGTGACATATTTGAGACACGTCCCAGTCAGAGCCTAATGTTTGCACTGACCCTAAATCAGGACTCTGTTTAAACAACTAAATGACATCatgttcttatttattaataacaaaaataacaggTTTTTATAATTAAGTGTGAGGCAGCAGaaagatttaaaatgtattttcttccTGCTTGTTAATTAAACCATATCGGATGTTGAACAGTGAAAAAGCAGAAGCATTTTATAAGGAAATAAACGGTGCAGTGAGAATTTGTCCAGTAGAAACGAGGGATAAAAAACGTAAAGGTTTCACACGTCTCTGAAGCCTGACACTTTTTTAATAATCAGCCAGAATGAAAAAACTTACTTCTTAGCTCCATGTTCATGCTCATGCATGTAAAAGCGTGCCAGATCTTCAGGGAGTTCTCCTACGAACTCCGTGTGGAGTTTGTACCGTTCTCCTGCTTTTAATTTCTCACTCAGGTGGAACGTGAGACACTGGGATTTCCTTGTGGCTTTGCTGGTGGACGTGATGGACGGTGCAGGAGACCCAGTGAGCGTGCTCAGTGTGGCCTCAGAGGTCAGGTTCAGCTTGTCAACATGAATCAGGATGAGATCCGTCTCCTTCACAGACTCGAACACCATGCTGGAGTTTCCTGTGAAGATGTAGAGACCTTCAGCGTTCGCTTTGAGACGAGGCCATAACGTGATGTCGtaagaaacaggaagtggatgTTCTGGATGGCAGCTGTCTGACCCCGCGGTCTGAGATCTTGTCTGgttggaaaatgaaagaaactggAACGTCCACAGACCGATGATGATAGACACAGACAGGATGGACACAACCGTGCAGATGATGCACATGGTACTGAAGCGACATTTCACCATGTTACAGTGATTATAAACTCGAATGAGTCTGGAGGTTTAACTTCTCTCTGTCGCTCGTCTCCTAGAGCACATCAGAGTCTGTGGGAAAACTCACCGAAATATCAGTAgaacataataaacataatttatgagtgtgagggtgtgtgcacttgtgtgtgcacacttgtgtgtgtgtgtaaatgattgtctttgttctcgtgtgtgtgtgaatttgattacaaactgctgctacatacgtacaaggctctaaactgtttagctcccatgtatctaactagtcttctaacacactAAA
The Tachysurus vachellii isolate PV-2020 chromosome 13, HZAU_Pvac_v1, whole genome shotgun sequence genome window above contains:
- the LOC132855727 gene encoding aminopeptidase Ey-like, producing MVKCRFSTMCIICTVVSILSVSIIIGLWTFQFLSFSNQTRSQTAGSDSCHPEHPLPVSYDITLWPRLKANAEGLYIFTGNSSMVFESVKETDLILIHVDKLNLTSEATLSTLTGSPAPSITSTSKATRKSQCLTFHLSEKLKAGERYKLHTEFVGELPEDLARFYMHEHEHGAKKTVVSQSTPHTHTPGIFLCCNKQKSKAVFHIRLLQERETTTISNTQQISV